In Kwoniella newhampshirensis strain CBS 13917 chromosome 2, whole genome shotgun sequence, one DNA window encodes the following:
- a CDS encoding ADP,ATP carrier protein produces the protein MADVVKKPKDAKAFMTDFLMGGVSAAVAKTAAAPIERIKLLVQNQDEMIKQGRLATPYKGIADCFRRTYAEEGMVSLWRGNTANVIRYFPTQALNFAFKDYFKSLFGFKKSEGYWKWFGGNIASGGAAGASSLLFVYSLDYARTRLANDNKSAKKGGSRQFNGLVDVYKKTLASDGIAGLYRGFVPSVVGIIVYRGLYFGLYDSVKPVVLVGPLEGNFLASFLLGWTVTTSAGLASYPLDTIRRRMMMTSGGAVHYKSMMDAGSQIVAKEGAKSLFKGAGANILRGVAGAGVLSLYDKMQELMFGKVYSGGSG, from the exons ATGGCCGACGTTGTTAAGAAGCCCAAGGATGCCAAGGCATTCATGACCGATTTCCTTATGGGTGGTGTCTCCGCCGCTGTCGCCAAGACCGCTGCCGCCCCCATCGAGCGAATCAAGCTCTTGGTCCAGAACCAGGATGAGAT GATCAAGCAGGGTCGTCTCGCTACCCCTTACAAGGGTATCGCCGACTGCTTCAGGCGAACTTACGCCGAGGAGGGTATGGTTTCTCTCTGGCGAGGTAACACCGCCAACGTCATCCGATACTTCCCCACCCAGGCTCTCAACTTCGCCTTCAAGGACTACTTCAAGTCCTTGTTCGGTTTCAAGAAGTCTGAGGGTTACTGGAAGTGGTTCGGTGGTAACATCGCCTCC GGTGGTGCTGCTGGtgcctcttctcttctcttcgtctaCTCTCTCGACTACGCCCGAACTCGTCTCGCTAACGACAACAAGTCCGCCAAGAAGGGTGGTTCTCGTCAATTCAACGGTCTGGTCGACGTCTACAAGAAGACCCTCGCTTCCGACGGTATTGCCGGTCTCTACCGAGGTTTCGTTCCCTCCGTTGTCGGTATCATTGTCTACCGAGGTCTCTACTTCGGTCTCT ACGACTCCGTTAAGCCTGTTGTTCTTGTCGGCCCTCTTGAGGGTAACTTCCTtgcttccttcctcctcggttGGACCGTCACCACCTCCGCTGGTCTTGCTTCTTACCCTCTCGACACCATCCGTCGacgaatgatgatgacttcCGGTGGTGCCGTCCACTACAAGTCCATGATGGATGCTGGTTCTCAGATCGTCGCCAAGGAGGGTGCCAAGTCTCTCTTCAAGGGTGCCGGTGCCAACATTCTCCGTGGTGTTGCTGGTGCTGGTGTCTTGTCTCTCTACGACAAGATGCAAGAGTTGATGTTCGGCAAGGTCTACTCC GGTGGTTCCGGATAA